ACCGTTCAGGGTGAGGATCTCGTATTCGGGCAGTGCCGGTTCCTGCGTGCCCTTCTTGTAGACGTTCGCTCCCAGGTACGGGAACTTGGCGTTCGACCCGCCCGCGATCACGCGGTCGCGCAGATCGGCCCAGCCGCCGTCGAACTCGTGGTTGCCCACAGCGGAGGCGGTGAGGCCGAGCGCGTTGAGCACGTCGATGGTGGGCTGGTCCTTCGCCATGGAGGAGGCGAAGAGGGAAGCGCCGATGTTGTCACCTGCGGAGACGAAAGCGGTGCTGCCCGGGGTGGCGGCGGCACGGAGCTTCTCCAGAGTGCCGGCCACGTTGACGGTGTTGTTGTCGATGCGGCCGTGGAAGTCGTTCACGCCGAGCAGGTTCACCTTTGCGCTGGTGGGCGCGGGGGTGGTGTTCAGGCCCACGATCACCGGATCGTGGTCGCTCGAACGGTACTGGTCCGGGGCGTAGAAGTTGGTGACGTTGTAGTTCCAGCGGCTGTACTCCAGCGCCACGGACTCCACGGAGTTGATGTTCCAGATGTCCGCGCCGTTGACCATCTTCTCCGCCGCCGGGGAGGCGAAGATGTGGTCCAGTGAACCTGACTGGCCGCTGAACACGTAAGAGTGCTTCTGGCTGCCGTCGGCGTTCTTGGCCTTGCCGTCCTGGTCGACGTAGCCGGCGTCCGTCAGGACGTTCAGCGGGTCTTCCTTGCTGTAGGCGTTGAAGTCACCGATCAGGAAGACCTTGTCGGTGCCCTTGTCCTTCGTCAGGGTGTCCACGAAGCCGAGCAGCGACTTGGACTGGGCGACGCGGGCGAGGTTGGACGCGCCCTGTCCCTTGTCCGCGTCGTCCGGGGTGGCAGCGGAGCTCTTGGACTTGAAGTGGTTGGCCACGGCGATGAATTCCTGCGCCTGGGTGCCGCCCACGGGCTTGAACACCTGGGCGAGCGGCTTGCGGGCGCTGGCGAAGGCGGTGGTGTCGTTGTGGATCACGGATTCGCCCACGGGCTCGGCCACGGCCTTCTTGTAGATGAAGGCGGTCCGGATGACGTCCTCGTCGCTCAGCGGCGGCAGCGCCGACGGGCTGCGGACGTAGTCCCAGGTGCCCGGCTTGGCGTCGTTGAGCGCGGTGACCAGCTTGGACAGCGCGTCGTCGCGGGTCTTGCCGAACTTGGCGGAGTTCTCCACCTCCATGAGCGTGACGACGTCGGCGCCGGAGCTGTTGATCGCGGCGACGATCTTGTCCTGCTGGCGCTTGAAGTGCTCGGCGGTCGCGGCGCCACGGGCATCGCAGCCGCCCTTGACGGTGACGGGGGCGCCGTCGCGGTCGGTGTAGTACTGGCACCCGCTCAGGGAGTCACCCGTGGTCGGGAAGTAGTTCAGGACGTTGAACGAGGCGAGCTTGAGGTTGCCGCCCACCGCGTTCGGCACATCGGCGCGGGTGTTGCCGAAGGAGACCGGCTGCACGGTGTCCGCGGTCGCCGGGGTGAGGTGCTCGAGGGGTTCGAGCCGCCAGGCGTTGTTGCCGTAGCCCAGGATGACGTTGGTCTTGAACGTCACGGGGGCGCCCACCCGGACCGGGTCCTTGGTGGTCAGGTAGGGCAGCGGCAGGGCCTTGGTGGTGGCGTTGGAGAGGAAATTCGTGGTGGCGCCGTCATCCAGCTTGATGGTGCGGGCCTGGTTGTCATCGGCCACGGCCTTGTTCTCGGCGGTGCCGTACGGCGCCACGGCGTTCGGCTGGACCGCTGGGGTCTTGCCGCTGGCGAGGGTCAGTTCGCCGTACTGGTTGACGTAGAAGTTGTCGGAGAGCGTGTAGTCGCCGGACGGGGCGAGGAGCATGCCCTCGAGCGACTCACGGAAGGTCTCGCTCGCCGGGAGGGCGAAGTGTGTGGCCTTGACTTCGGGAGCGGCGTCGGTGAGCTTGGTCAGCGAGGCGGCGTCCGTGACGTTCACCTGGGTCTGGCCGAAGTACTCGCTGACGGTGCCGGAGACCTGAACGTAGTCGCCGATCGCGACCGAGCCGACCGTGGCGGGCGAGTAGACGAACACGGCGTCGGAGGCCTGGTGATTGGCCTCGGTCAGGTCGCCGCCGGTGCCCGGGGTCTGGAGGTAGTAGCCGTTCAGGCCGCCCGTGGCGTACCGGGCGGTGACCTTGCCCTTGGTGGTCACGCTCTGGCCGACGAGCGGGCTGGTGGCGCCGGTGCCCTGGATCTCGGCGATCGTGGCGGTGCCGCCCGGCGTCGGGGTCGGGGTGGGCGTCGGGGTGGGCGTCGGTTCCGGCGTGGGAGTGGCGCTCGACGGCGTCGGGGTGATCGAGGTGCTCAGGCTGAAGTCCGCCGAGTTGTCGTTGGTGTCGGCGTGGTTGCTGCGGGTGAGCGCCTTGACGTCCGTGTTCGACGACGGCGCGGTGGCCGCCTTGACCTCGTAGGTGTTGCTCGTGCCGTAGCCGAGGAGGTCGGCCACGTTGGTGGGCTCCACCTGGCTGCCGGTGCCGAGGCCGCTGAGGGCCGTGGCCTGGCGGGCCAGGATGACGGTGCCCGTGGTGCCGGACGGGTTGAACGACGGCGCGTCCTGATCCGGAGTGGGCAGCTCGGCCGCCGTGGACGCCGCGTTGTTGCTGCCGCCCTTGATGAGGAACGTCCCCTTGGCGGGGATGCTGCCGCGGAGCGCGGTCACGGAGTTGGGGGCGGCGGTCCCGGTGCCGGAACGGTACTGGAGCGACCAGCCGTCCAGCGAGACGGGTGCGTCCGAGGAGTTGTACAGCTCCACGAACTTGTTGCGGAAGGCAGCCCCTGCGCTGCCTCCGCTCAGATAAGCCTCATCGATGATGACGGAGGAGGTGCCCGGTGTGGCGACCGTGTTGACCAGCGCGAAGGCCGGCGCGGTCGCCAAAGGCGCCGCGATCAACGCGGCGGTCAGGGCACTCCCCAAGGTTGCTTTCGCAAGCGAGTGATTCATGGGGTTCTTTCTGTCCAGAGATCGGGTGTGATCCGGTGTCCTGTGGCGGACTGAGGGCTCGGACCGCCAGCAGGAGAGCGAGGGGTACGTAGCCTAGTCCACCAAGAGAGAGTTAACTCCGGGTTGCGGGGAAAAGAAACTGTTGTTTCAGGATTCGGCGCGAAAAAAATCCTGTGCCGTCACCGCCCGCGGAGGCGGGGACGGCACAGGACCGGACGGGTCTCAGACGAGTGACTGGTGCAGCATGAAGACCGCTCCGAACGGATCGGTGACCCGTGCGTGACGGCCATGCGGATCGTCCCGCGGCTCCTCCAACACCTGGCCGCCGAGCTCGGTGACCTTCCGGGCGGCGTCGTCGGCGTTGTCCACCACGAGGTAGATGAGCCAGTGCGACGGCACTCCCTCGGGGAGGAACTTCGCGGCGTCGAACAGTCCGGCACGCGCCTGATCGCCTTCGCCGAGTGTGCTGTAGCGGAAGTCCTCGGTGTCCTCCATGACGGAGATGTCCCAGCCGAAGGCCTTGCGGTAGAAGTCCACCGCGGCGTCGTAATCCCGGCTGGCCAGTTCGTGCCAGCCGACGGCGCCCGGCTCGTTGACCAGGGAGTAGCCGCCGTGGGAGAGGGGCTCCCACACGCCGACGAAAGCTCCGGAGGGATCTTCGGCGATCGCCATGACGCCCATCTCGGGGACGGTCATCGGCGGCACGACGACCTGTCCGCCCGCTGCGGTGATCGCCGCGGCGGTGGCTTCGGCGTCGTCGCTTTTGAGGTAGATGCCCCAGGTGCTCGGCATCTCCTGCTGGTCCGGCTGCTTGGCCATGAGGCCGGCCACCTGGCGGCCGTCCTTGGACGCGGTCACGTAGCCGCCGTACTTCTCCTTGTCACCGCTTTCGAAGGTCCAGCCCAGGAGTTCGCCATAGAACTTCTGGGCGGCTTCCACATCGTCCGTCATCAGGTCGGCCCAGCAGGGATCACCGGGAGCGAAAGTAGGGGTGGTCATGATGCGCTCGCTTTCTAGGGAAGTGCCGCCGTGCGCCGGCGGATCAGGGTGGGCGGCGCCCGTGTGCCCTGATAGTGATGACGCTAACGCCGGGGTCCGACATTCTTCAACGGTCCGCCGACGGCCGGTGGGTGAACTCGCGGCGGCCCGCCGAGGTCGGCGCGAAATGCGCAGGACGGACGACGTGGAACCGGCCCGGCGGCCCGGGCCCGAGCCGGCAGTGAGCGGCGGCGGGGTAAGAAAGGGGCATGAAAAAGGGCTCCGGGACCAGATGGTCCCGGAGCCCTTGTCCGCGGAAGGTATGGGATTTGAACCCATGAGACGGGGTTACCGCCTACTGGTTTTCAAGACCAGCTCCTTCGGCCGCTCGGACAACCTTCCCTGCGTCAAAGTGTTTCACAGCGCGGACGCGCGCTCCAAACGTGCGCGACGCCGCCGCGGGAGGCAGGAGCGCGGGACCTGCGGAGACACCGTCTGCCGCGAGCCGTGCACAATAGACGGGGGGCCAGAGCGTCCAGAGGAGAGTGGAGACCATGCGAGCCGTCCAGATCACCGAGCCGGGAGGCCCGGAAGTCCTGCGGGTGACCGAGACGCCGGATCCGGTGCCCGGTCCGGGAGAGGTCCTGATCGACGTCGTCGCGGCCGGGCTGAACCGGGCCGACGTGCAGCAGCGCCGGGGGTTCTACCCGCCGCCGCCCGGCGCCTCCGACATCCCCGGCCTCGAGGTCTCCGGCCGTATCGCGGGCTTCGGGCCCGACGTCTCCCGGCCCTTCGCCATGGGGGAGAAGGTGGTGGCGCTGCTGTCCGGCGGCGGCTACGCGTCGAAGGTCGTGGTGCCTGCCGGTCAGGTGATCCGGATTCCGGAGGGCGTGGACCTGGTGACGGCCGCGGGCCTGCCCGAAGTGGCGGCCACGGTGTACTCCAATCTCTACATGACGGCCGGCCTGCAGGAGGGGGAGACCGTCCTCATCCACGGGGCGACCGGTGGTATCGGCGCCTTCGCCATCCAGCTCGCGAAGGCCTTGGGCTCGATCGTCGCCACGACGGCGGGCAGCGCCGAGAAGGTCGCCACGGCCCGGGGCTTCCTCGGCGCGGACATCGCGATCGACTACACGACGCAGAGCTTCCCGGAGGCCCTGCGGGAAGCGAACGGCGGGCATGGCGCGGACGTGATCCTCGACGTCGTGGGCGCCAAGTACCTCTCCGCCAACCTGGAC
Above is a window of Arthrobacter sp. Y-9 DNA encoding:
- a CDS encoding ExeM/NucH family extracellular endonuclease — its product is MNHSLAKATLGSALTAALIAAPLATAPAFALVNTVATPGTSSVIIDEAYLSGGSAGAAFRNKFVELYNSSDAPVSLDGWSLQYRSGTGTAAPNSVTALRGSIPAKGTFLIKGGSNNAASTAAELPTPDQDAPSFNPSGTTGTVILARQATALSGLGTGSQVEPTNVADLLGYGTSNTYEVKAATAPSSNTDVKALTRSNHADTNDNSADFSLSTSITPTPSSATPTPEPTPTPTPTPTPTPGGTATIAEIQGTGATSPLVGQSVTTKGKVTARYATGGLNGYYLQTPGTGGDLTEANHQASDAVFVYSPATVGSVAIGDYVQVSGTVSEYFGQTQVNVTDAASLTKLTDAAPEVKATHFALPASETFRESLEGMLLAPSGDYTLSDNFYVNQYGELTLASGKTPAVQPNAVAPYGTAENKAVADDNQARTIKLDDGATTNFLSNATTKALPLPYLTTKDPVRVGAPVTFKTNVILGYGNNAWRLEPLEHLTPATADTVQPVSFGNTRADVPNAVGGNLKLASFNVLNYFPTTGDSLSGCQYYTDRDGAPVTVKGGCDARGAATAEHFKRQQDKIVAAINSSGADVVTLMEVENSAKFGKTRDDALSKLVTALNDAKPGTWDYVRSPSALPPLSDEDVIRTAFIYKKAVAEPVGESVIHNDTTAFASARKPLAQVFKPVGGTQAQEFIAVANHFKSKSSAATPDDADKGQGASNLARVAQSKSLLGFVDTLTKDKGTDKVFLIGDFNAYSKEDPLNVLTDAGYVDQDGKAKNADGSQKHSYVFSGQSGSLDHIFASPAAEKMVNGADIWNINSVESVALEYSRWNYNVTNFYAPDQYRSSDHDPVIVGLNTTPAPTSAKVNLLGVNDFHGRIDNNTVNVAGTLEKLRAAATPGSTAFVSAGDNIGASLFASSMAKDQPTIDVLNALGLTASAVGNHEFDGGWADLRDRVIAGGSNAKFPYLGANVYKKGTQEPALPEYEILTLNGVKVAVIGAVTQEVPTLVTPAGIADLDFGDPVDAVNRVAAKIKDGKLADVIVAEYHEGAGAGTPDGATLQQEIAAGGAFAKIVTETSPAVGAIFTGHTHKEYAWDGPVPGQDGKTRPVVQTGSYGANIGQIELTVDLATKQVSAYTARNVARTTDAAADLIAAYPRVKEVDTIVKKALADAAVVGNQPVGKVTKDITTAFTKDPTTGAPVRDDRSSESTLGNLVADSLVASLKDPTVGGAEIGVVNPGGLRNELYYGADGTITYAQANAVLPFVNNLWTTSLTGAQFKTLLEQQWQTNPDGTVPSRPYLQLGLSKNVNYTYDAARPAGDRVTSILVNGQPLDPAKSYRVGTFSFLATGGDNFRVFKEGANTRDSGLVDRDAWMAFLKANSPVSPDFARRSVAVVNSTPASVKAGEKIQAAVSKLDLTSLGSPVNTSLEATFTDAAGKVTALGAVPVSAGAATVSLAVPAGAAAGAGVLQLKAAESGTTVKLSVTVAKTDVPQPTCTKPVPPKHWWDVAGWVKYGLAWIGYIACTVKG
- a CDS encoding VOC family protein, with translation MTTPTFAPGDPCWADLMTDDVEAAQKFYGELLGWTFESGDKEKYGGYVTASKDGRQVAGLMAKQPDQQEMPSTWGIYLKSDDAEATAAAITAAGGQVVVPPMTVPEMGVMAIAEDPSGAFVGVWEPLSHGGYSLVNEPGAVGWHELASRDYDAAVDFYRKAFGWDISVMEDTEDFRYSTLGEGDQARAGLFDAAKFLPEGVPSHWLIYLVVDNADDAARKVTELGGQVLEEPRDDPHGRHARVTDPFGAVFMLHQSLV
- a CDS encoding NAD(P)H-quinone oxidoreductase encodes the protein MRAVQITEPGGPEVLRVTETPDPVPGPGEVLIDVVAAGLNRADVQQRRGFYPPPPGASDIPGLEVSGRIAGFGPDVSRPFAMGEKVVALLSGGGYASKVVVPAGQVIRIPEGVDLVTAAGLPEVAATVYSNLYMTAGLQEGETVLIHGATGGIGAFAIQLAKALGSIVATTAGSAEKVATARGFLGADIAIDYTTQSFPEALREANGGHGADVILDVVGAKYLSANLDALEVHGRLVVIGLQGGARGELDLGVLLSKRAAVIGTTLRARPVEEKTAIMDAVRDVVWPLIADGSVRPLVARTFPLAEVAEAHRYFDSGQHTGKILLTM